The sequence ACTTTTGCGTAGTATAATGTTTTTATGTGCCAATAGGGCGTAAATAACTCTGTTTCAGATGATTCAGGGCAAAGGAGTGAAATAATCATGAAAAAAGGTATCCACCCAGAGTATAATAAAGTTGTATTTATGGATTCAAGTACTGACTTCAAATTTTTAACTGGTTCTACTCGTACTTCAGAAGAAACAATCGTATGGGAAGATGGCAACGAATACCCAGTAATTCGTGTTGAGATCAGTTCTGACTCTCACCCGTTCTACACAGGTAAACAAAAACATGCCGCTGCTGACGGACGTGTTGATCGATTCAACAAAAAATACGGCATCAAATAATTATCATACAAGCTATGGTAAAGGCTTCTTGAATATAGCCTAATTAAGAACACCTCTTATGAAGGGAAGCTTCCCCATAAGGGGTGTTTTTTCTCTTTCAGCATTTTTAGCTCGGTGTCACTCATTGTTGTATCTGCGCTTGCTTAATCACATACAGTAAGTATGTTCATGTCGCATTGCTCGATACGCCGCGATTGCCATCCGAGCTAAAAACGCTGATTATAGAAAGTGTTGTCATCGCTTAGTGTTGTATCTGCGCTTGCTTAATCACATACAGTAAGTATGTTCATGTCGCAGTGCGCGATACGCCGCGATTGCCATCCGAGCTAAAACGCTGATTATAGAAAGTGTTGTCGTCGCTTAGTGTTGTATCTGCGCTTGCTCGATAGGCTACGATTGTTATTTGAGCTAAAGCTGTTGATCATTGTGAAAAAAAGGACGAACATTTTTTAAAGAGAGTAGTTATCTTTTGCTATAGCTTGTATAATAAATAAGGTAGATATTTTATAAATAAGGGGTAGAGTTGATGGCACAATTATTTTTCAGATATGGTGCAATGAATAGTGGCAAGACGATTGAAATTTTAAAAGTTGCGCATAACTATGAAGAGCAACACAAAAAAGTGTTAATTTTAACATCGAGCGTAGATGATCGCGACGGGGTAGGTTATGTTTCTAGTCGTATTGGCATGAAGCGTGAAGCGATTGCAGTTGGAGCGAATACTGATATTTATGAATTGGTAAATGCTTTAGATGAAAAGATATATTGTGTGCTATTCGATGAATCTCAATTTGTAACAAAACAACACGTGGAACAAATGGCTCGTGTCGTAGATGAATTGAAAATACCAGTGATGTGTTTTGGTTTGAAAAACGATTCGCGTAACGAATTGTTTGAAGGATCGAAGTATTTATTAGTCTATGCTGATAAAATAGAAGAAATAAAAACAATTTGTTGGTTCTGTGAAAAAAAAGCGATTATGAACTTACGTATTAATGCAGATGGTACACCGAATTATGGTGGTGAACAAATTCATATTGCAGGCAATGAAAGTTATTATCCCGTTTGTCGACGTTGTTATAAAAACCCGAAATTGTAGAAAAAGGAGCGATTAGATAATGTATGATCGATTACAGATGGTGGAAGATCGTTATGAATCACTCAATGAATTATTGAGTGATCCAGCGGTAACAAGTGATACAAATAAATTGCGTGATTATTCGAAAGAGCAATCATCAATTGCTGAAACGGTTCGAGTTTACCGTCGTTATAAGGAAGTGCAAGAACAATTAGCAGGCGCAAAAGAGATGTTTAATGAGAAATTAGATGATGAAATGCGCGAAATGGTAAAAATGGAAGTAGCGGAACTTGTGGAAGAAAATAGCGAGTTAGAGCAATCGCTTAAAATTCTATTATTACCAAAAGATCCCAATGATGATAAAAACGTTATTATTGAAATTCGTGGTGCAGCTGGTGGAGATGAAGCGGCGTTATTTGCCGGTGATTTATTTAATATGTATGCACGTTATGTTGAAAGTAAAGGCTGGAAAATTGAAGTGCTTGATTCAAACGAAACGGGCGTTGGGGGCTACAAGGAGGTATCAGCGATGATTACCGGCCAAGGTGCTTACTCTCGATTGAAGTATGAAAATGGCGCACACCGCGTACAACGTGTACCTGAGACTGAATCTGGTGGTCGTATCCATACGTCAACTGCAACGGTGGCTGTAATGCCTGAAGCAGAAGAAGTAGATATTGAAATTGCTGATAATGATGTGCGTGTTGATATTTATCATGCAAGTGGCGCGGGTGGGCAACATGTTAATAAGACAGCATCAGCTGTTCGTTTAACTCACCTTCCGACAGGGATTGCTGTAGCGATGCAAGATGAGCGTTCACAGCTTAAGAACCGTGAAAAAGCATTTAAAGTATTACGTGCGCGTGTATATGATAAAATTTCATCTGAAATTCAAAGTGAAATCGATCAAAATCGTAAATCTGCTATTGGTACAGGTGACCGTTCAGAGCGTATTCGTACGTATAACTTCCCGCAAAATCGTGTAACAGATCACCGTATTGGATTAACAATTCAAAAATTAGATCAAATTTTAACGGGTAAAATTGATGAGTTTATCGATGCTTTAATTATGGAAGATCAAACAAGTAAACTTGAAAGCCTAACGAATTAATGAAAGTGACAGAGTGGCTCGCCCAAGCCAAAGCCACTTTGCAGACAGCTGAGTTAGAGCCTGTTATTTCTGAGGTGTTAATGCAACGGCAAATGGGTTGGACAAAAACACAGATGGTGTTGTCGAGACATGAATTAGTGCCAACGACAGTGCTTGCTATGCTAGATGAACAATTATCGCGTGCGCTGGCTGGTGAACCCGTTCAATATATCACGGGTGAAGAAGTTTTTTATGACCGTGTTTTTTCTGTGAGTGAGGCGGTTCTGATTCCGCGACCCGAAACAGAAGAATTGGTCGAGCATGTATTATCAGTGTTGAAAAAATTTCCTGACGATGCACGTGTGGTGGATGTGGGCACCGGCAGTGGTGCAATTGCGATTACATTAAAAAAAGAACAACCGACATTGCGCGTTTTTGCGTCGGACATTTCTGTTGAAGCGCTTGCTGTGGCTGAAAAAAATGCGCAAACATTGGCAGCAGAAATTACATTTGTTCAAGGTGATTTATTGCAGCCGTTGATTGATAGTGGTGAAAAATTTGATGTTGTTGTTTCGAATCCGCCTTACATCGCTTATTCGGAAACGGATGTTATGGATGTTTCGGTGATAGAGTACGAACCACATCTTGCGCTCTTTGCAGAGAATGACGGGCTCGCTTTATATCAACGATTGATTCAACAGTTACCCTCTTGTTTGAAAAAGGGTGGCGTTGCAGCTTTTGAAATTGGTTACCATCAGGGTGAAGCGATAAAATCAGCGTTAGCCGAGGCTTATCCACAAGCAAAAATAGCAGTGGTGAAAGACTTGTCAGGGAATGACCGTGTGGTATTGATGGAAACATAGAAGCGTAAGGTCAGTGTGTTTGGCTTAATCACGCGTTTGTAAATAATTATCGCAGTTAAGAAGAGGTAAAACAGTTTTTCTTATTTTTAGATACTTACTAAGGTTAGGGCGTGCCCTGACCTTTTAATTTATAAAAAAATAACGATACCAACAAGTTATCCACAGTTTATAAACAGTTCAATCGCTCTAAAGTGCCTTTATTACAGTAGAAACGATGTAATGAAAATGTAATATAAAAAAGTTGTTGATAGTTATCCCTTTATTACCAGTGACTTTAAAGGTTATGCACATAGTTATCAACAAAAAACACACATTGACAAAATTGTTATCCACAGTCTGTGCATAAGCTGTGTGTATCATGGTATTTAAAAAAAGGTTGAAGTGTATTTGGATGTTAATGTTCGCTTTTAAATCATTTTAAATCAATTTATAATGTTTTAAAGAGTTATTATAACTTAAAGACGAACGATTTCCGTTATTTTTGCTGAAAAATAAACATTAAGTTAATAAAATGCTATTTTTATAGTGACAAAAGCGTTGCTCATCGTTACAATAGAAACTATATGAAGGGATGTATGAAAATGAAAACGTCATTTAAAGAAGCAACAACGACTGATATTGATGCTGCGGCTGTGCTCTTGCAAGAAGGAGAGTTAGTGGCATTTCCGACCGAAACGGTTTATGGTTTAGGTGGTGATGCAACAGTATCGGATAGTGTGAAAAAAATATACGAAGCAAAAGGTCGTCCATCGGATAATCCATTGATTGTGCATGTGGCAGAACGCACGCAGTTAGATGCGTTTGTGACTGACGTTTCTGATGAGGCTCAACGTTTAATGGATGCTTTTTGGCCAGGGCCACTCACTATTTTGTTGCCAGTTAAAGAAGGGGCGTTAGCACCAGAAGTAACCGCAGGTCTATCGACGGTTGCTGTGAGAATACCTTCTCATCCTGTTGCTTTGGCGATTTTGAAAGCTGCGGATCTACCTATCGCAGCGCCTAGTGCGAATACATCGGGTAAACCTTCACCAACCAAAGCAAGTCATGTGAAAGAAGATTTAGCGGGACGCATCGCCTGTATCATTGATGGCGGTACGACGGGCGTAGGTGTCGAATCGACCGTTTTAGATTGCTCAGGCTCACAACCTGTTATTTTACGACCAGGCGGAGTAACAAAAGAAGCCTTGGAAAATGTTGTGGGACCTGTATTAACAGATGTGGCGCTCAAGCAAACGACGGCGGCACCCAAAGCGCCGGGAATGAAATATACACATTACGCCCCAGTAGCGCCAGCTTATCTAGTTGATGGGACGACGGATTACTTCCAAGCCTGCATTCGCCTGTTTCAATTAGAAGGTGAGGTTGTTGGCGTTTTGGCGACAACAGAAACCCTTGCAGATCTGGATGCTGATGTTAAAGTGTCCTGTGGTACGCAATCTGATTTAGCGAGTATTGCGGCGGAGCTTTATGATGGTTTACGAACGTTCAATCATCATGAAGAAGTCACTGTTATATTAGCAGAAACATATGCGGAAGCAGGCATTGGTCAAGCCATTATGAATCGTTTAGAAAAAGCGGCCGGTCACCGTTATCTTCGTGCGACCGATCGTTAAAGTAAAGTAATCCAAGAAAATCTTCTTGTTACTATAGATAGCAATTAAACGCTCACG comes from Brochothrix thermosphacta DSM 20171 = FSL F6-1036 and encodes:
- a CDS encoding type B 50S ribosomal protein L31; protein product: MKKGIHPEYNKVVFMDSSTDFKFLTGSTRTSEETIVWEDGNEYPVIRVEISSDSHPFYTGKQKHAAADGRVDRFNKKYGIK
- a CDS encoding thymidine kinase is translated as MAQLFFRYGAMNSGKTIEILKVAHNYEEQHKKVLILTSSVDDRDGVGYVSSRIGMKREAIAVGANTDIYELVNALDEKIYCVLFDESQFVTKQHVEQMARVVDELKIPVMCFGLKNDSRNELFEGSKYLLVYADKIEEIKTICWFCEKKAIMNLRINADGTPNYGGEQIHIAGNESYYPVCRRCYKNPKL
- the prfA gene encoding peptide chain release factor 1, which encodes MYDRLQMVEDRYESLNELLSDPAVTSDTNKLRDYSKEQSSIAETVRVYRRYKEVQEQLAGAKEMFNEKLDDEMREMVKMEVAELVEENSELEQSLKILLLPKDPNDDKNVIIEIRGAAGGDEAALFAGDLFNMYARYVESKGWKIEVLDSNETGVGGYKEVSAMITGQGAYSRLKYENGAHRVQRVPETESGGRIHTSTATVAVMPEAEEVDIEIADNDVRVDIYHASGAGGQHVNKTASAVRLTHLPTGIAVAMQDERSQLKNREKAFKVLRARVYDKISSEIQSEIDQNRKSAIGTGDRSERIRTYNFPQNRVTDHRIGLTIQKLDQILTGKIDEFIDALIMEDQTSKLESLTN
- the prmC gene encoding peptide chain release factor N(5)-glutamine methyltransferase: MTEWLAQAKATLQTAELEPVISEVLMQRQMGWTKTQMVLSRHELVPTTVLAMLDEQLSRALAGEPVQYITGEEVFYDRVFSVSEAVLIPRPETEELVEHVLSVLKKFPDDARVVDVGTGSGAIAITLKKEQPTLRVFASDISVEALAVAEKNAQTLAAEITFVQGDLLQPLIDSGEKFDVVVSNPPYIAYSETDVMDVSVIEYEPHLALFAENDGLALYQRLIQQLPSCLKKGGVAAFEIGYHQGEAIKSALAEAYPQAKIAVVKDLSGNDRVVLMET
- a CDS encoding L-threonylcarbamoyladenylate synthase — its product is MKTSFKEATTTDIDAAAVLLQEGELVAFPTETVYGLGGDATVSDSVKKIYEAKGRPSDNPLIVHVAERTQLDAFVTDVSDEAQRLMDAFWPGPLTILLPVKEGALAPEVTAGLSTVAVRIPSHPVALAILKAADLPIAAPSANTSGKPSPTKASHVKEDLAGRIACIIDGGTTGVGVESTVLDCSGSQPVILRPGGVTKEALENVVGPVLTDVALKQTTAAPKAPGMKYTHYAPVAPAYLVDGTTDYFQACIRLFQLEGEVVGVLATTETLADLDADVKVSCGTQSDLASIAAELYDGLRTFNHHEEVTVILAETYAEAGIGQAIMNRLEKAAGHRYLRATDR